The sequence below is a genomic window from Maylandia zebra isolate NMK-2024a linkage group LG18, Mzebra_GT3a, whole genome shotgun sequence.
caaataactTTTACTTTTCTGAGTCAGATTCGGCATGAAAGCTTCGACAGGAAGTAACACTAAGCTAGTCGCGTGAAACGCAAAACAATAAATTAAGAGGGGTTAAGTAAAAAAGTGGAGATACAAAGCAATCGATCGCTTTGTATTTGAAAGCTTATCTAATTacaaatacagtaaaaacaacaaaaacaaaaagcaaagaaaccaTACAGCCCTGTATTTACACAtttatgcacacacatgcgtacAGTAGGGTCAAAAGCTGCTACAATAACACAACATGTTATCTGGAAGTCATTCACcaataaaacacacatatagGCATTTTATCATAGGCCAcacaacaataacagaaaatatgtcaaatcacctgcagtaaattaaaatgattaaaagtcACAGGATTTACAggatcaaacaaacaaaagactaATAATTTGATACCAGTTAACTAAACTAATCTGTATTGGAAGTTACACAAAATTAAAAAGCTGCCACTTTTAACTTGATAAATTTCACTCAAAGACAACACATGTACACTGCATGGAGTTATAGAGTCATAATGTTGGAAGAAATAGACCCTGTTACCCACTTTGGATACAAATCAGTCAGAAACACTGCCGGGGAATGCAGaaagggtcaaaggtcaaagcaaCCAGCCTCTAAAACAATCTGACAGCATGCATCGTTAGGACTGTAACACACTCGGATTAGGTTAGGGGGAAAGGGGGAAAGGCGGCAGTTCAGCGGAGCACATAGTTTCCACTAGTGTTTGGCAAACACAGCGGCACACCCACTAACcatgttttggggttgttttggAGTAGGTTCACATAGAGGCCAATGAGTACATGTTCGTCAGCAAGTCTATCGGCAACATCGAGGTTGTAGTTCAACCTGGAACAGTGCAGGGTTTCACAAAACACAAGACATTACGTTACACAGGTGACAACGGGGTTGAGTGGGGACGGGAAAGAGTGAGGGAGGAAGGGAGAGGACAcgacaaaagaaaagaggaggagaacAGCTGAAAAGCAGCCATTCATGGGTGACCAGAGCGAAACAAGGCCATATTATGTTTGGGAGAGACACTGCCGATGAAGGCTAAGAGTAGACTGAGGGCATgccaagcaaaaaacaaaaacaaaaaacaattagaTAAATACTCTACAGGTACTTAGTCATCTATTAGTAAAACTATCAAAAGTCTATTTATTGCTTAAACATTCACGTTAAGTCAGGTGTGCATGGCCCCTTTATAGAGGCCACCCACCAGGATTGCACACATCTCTAATGTAGTGACCATGCGGTTTAAACAATATTTTCAATAGCAGCTTCTTTTATTAGCATTTACAAGTACATGTATGTTATAATGTCAGAAGAAAGCAGTGATTACAAGGGCAGCATCGTATGCAGGAATGCCCAGCCCTGTCCTTCAGCTCATCCCAAACCAGCAGAGAGATGTAAACTCTCACGTGGGTCTATCCTGGAGCCTCCCCCTCTATGGACACGTCCCATCTAGGAGACACCCAGAAGGCATCTTATTTATATGCCCAAACCTCCACAGCCgtctcctttcaatgtggagtaACATGGACTCTACTGTGAGTCCCTCCTGAATGATTGAGCCTTTCACCCCATCGCTAAAAGAGAGCCCAGACACCCTTGAAATGGaaaaaaccccccccccaaaaacaacCCCAAACCCAAAGGCTACCACATAATTATCATGGATGTTCACTAGCCAGTACAGCATACTGACCAGACCTAGCTCGGACGTACGATATACTGTATGTGATGGAAATCAGCTGTTAATGTTTAGGACAGCTGACGTGATCTAAATGAAACACCATTCATttattgttaaaaataaaatccttttattttttaaattaccttTATTGGGCAATTTATAGTTAATTAGTGAagtattaaaagaaagaaaaccatgaGATCAAACAACGCTCCGAGTGAAGTTCCAGATATATGCATGGATATATTAAGAATTTATTAGCACAACCCTCGATGGCAATTGTTCCCAGTGGCCATGCATGGTActgcaacaacaacaccaccaccaccttttTTGGAGATCAGAAATGAGACACCTCATACACTACCCTCCTTGCTCTTTAACATGCCATAACAACACACCTCCCTGAACTACAGGTACATTGTTCTCATTGTTGTGCCCCCACCCTGCCTCCCCCCTTTCTCATTTCTCACGTCTCTCATTAACACATGGGGGTCTGCCCGACGCTGCCAGTCCTCAACCGCAGCCTCAGATCTGTTCTTCTCCCAGGATGTGGCCCCTGCTAGTGAATTATTTATTATGACATTTCACCGTATATTGTCCATGCTTCTAAACCTGTAAAGTCATACATTTATTAACAATAATCCTTGCTGTCTTTAGTTGTAGTCAGCTACCAAACTTCTAAACAGGCCCTGTAGCATATGGGATTATCAGCCTGTTCAACGGCGACTTCAGTGTCAGTTATGAAAGCGGGCAGTGTGCCCAAGAGGAATGCTTTCATCTCTCAAGTGCAGGTACAGAAGTGCACAAATTCCTCTCACTTGAAAAATCAACTAAACTACATCTCCTAAAACAACATTATTACCGACCGAGGAAGCGCCTTAATCCCACTTTGTCTAAAACGAATATACCTACTCACATACACCGTAAACAATGAACCTGGGAATATATAGCATAGCATATGAGCTGACTGATGGTAACATTCAAAGAAAATGGCAGTTAGTGTTTCCCATATCTGTGTGAATGAAGAGATTATAATAGGCACTCTAAACGAAGCGCCAATGATCTTCATGATGCATGCTTCATCTAGCGTCTTTGAAACAGCCCCTAGAGAATAACAGTGTACAGCCTTCTATAAGAAACCCGGCTTGCTAATAGTTTCCTCAGGATGATAAGCACTCTAGTTAATGCGTATGATTATTATCTATATTAGTTTGCGCATGCATTCGCGCTACAAAGGCATTCTCATATGCACACCTATGCCACTTACCCTCTCCCTTTCAGCAGATGTGGAGCAGCCCCAGTCAGGGGCTTTCTCTGCCCAACAACATTATTCTTGCTGTAAGGCAAGCCATTTACATTCAGCTCGAGAAAACACATTAAATGGTGATGCACAAATCTTCACACATGCACCCACACCATCAAAGACTTCAGGAAAATAAAGACCGCGTGGGTCATGGAGTTCACGGGGCGCAGGGTCTTTAGGGAGCACGACAGATTGAAAAGATCTGTTGTGAAATCCAGGGCACCCGTTGTCAGCTGGGATGTACTCACTTTTTGGTGGAGTAAGGGTTCCCTGATGTAGGCATGGAGTGGGAGAATGAGTAGTCATTGGTGATGTTCACTGGTCTTGGTGGCCTGGACAGTAAACACGTGTTAGATTTTAATTTGATCTGACAGAAAAgctaaagagacagaaaacaccAGTTAGTCTTTCATTCTTGAGGATTTTGCTCAACTGCATAATCTCTGAATTTCCACTTGAGTGGTTTATACAGTATGATATGTAGGAGAACACgcaagaatgaatgaatgaatgaatgaatgaatgaatgaatctgggaattaacaaacaaaacagtgtttgGGACACGTCACAAGTGGGGAATGTGAGTGGATGAGTCTGACTGTACACGATTAGCACAATACAAAGGAATCAATCTACAGTAACAATCAAGTATGATTCATATTAATCAAAGCAAACTCACCACGTATCTCTATTGAGGAATGTAAAGAACAAAGAAAGGGATAAATACTTGATTACATTACAGCAGCACAGGAAGAGACTATAATACatcaaaaacaatgaaaaaaataagaatgaaAACTAAATTGGGCATCCACAGAAGACAGTGCCCCAAATCTACTGAGTTTATAGCATAATTCAgtgcagtgaagaaagtgaagaaaaagtgagtttttaaataactgaaagTAGCGATGCCAAAGTACAGTGTACATATAAACCTGCTGGTTTGTAGATTAGATTATAGGTCAGGCTCATAAAATTGCATCCATGTACAGAATCCCATTTTGTTTCATGCATGCATGAAAATTTGCACACTTCCGGTCACCtctacaaattaaaaaacaaaaacaaaaaccctcaCACCTTATGTTAACGTCATTATTAGTGTTGTAAAATCTTTTTgattttacttttctttcttctttttctgagCCTGAATTAAAACTACACTCCGTTATTAATTATTGTCTCTTTAGACATGATGTGACTTATGTGCACCATTAAAACGACGGTAATGAACTTTTTTTGGTTGACATTTATTAccaaattacagtttttctgatAAGTTAAAAGCAATTTTCTATTTACCTAGTTTGCTATATTAGATATTCATAagtaaaactattaaaaaactgttttttctaaagaaaaacatgatcttCCATTTAATATCGAGCAAAATCAAAGatcaaattatattttaatcCTAGAATCTGTTTCTTAAACACCTTATGGCAGTCACACTGTATATGTTGAAGGCTTTTACTGTGAAAGGAAGGGACAGGAAGAATTTATTTCTTCAATtctaaaatatattaataatcaAACTTTCGGATCTCATGTTATCTTTACCTCTTAAACTAGCATTGAAATCTATTACCCATCTGATTTTCTGTAAATATGTTGGCGGCATCATTCTGAAAATTTTGGGTCATTTGCAGGCTATAAAACTGGGACAATTAACATAACAATTAACTTTAATTGCAGGAATCATAAAAATGGAATAATCAGTGTGTTGTTTAGCTCTCAGCACCAGAAGTGACTTTATGTCTGTAAGATGGGCTTTAATAGGCAGCAGCAAAGTGCTTAAAAGTCTATGCTTTCATGCCTGAtatttgtttcattatttatacgACGACACTAAACATCAAGGAAAAAGTAGCAGCAGCGCTGCAGATTACAAACAATCCCAAGGCTGTAATTAAGCCTGATTGATCAGTTGACCTAAGAGATTGACTGGAATCACTTCAGACCAAGGAAGCAGCTACAGGATCATTACCAGCTGAGGGATcaatttaaaacatttcaagGTTTCAAACTGGCACTGAATGCTCTGAATGCACATTCCTCAGTTTCAGTgttataaaggaaaaaaaaaaagggagcgAGAGCAGATGAACTTACACAATATGAGCTAGGTTGAGAGGTTTATCTGGCATTTCAGGAAACAAGGGGTGAAGAGGCTCTCTGCTGGATGCACAGCTCAATGACTTACTGAGGGCGTGGGATAACTTCTTAGCGGGGGATTTCTGGGTGATACACAGAAGCAAGGTGACGGTTGTGAGGATGAGAGGAtgctcatttctttttcaaagcaCACGGTAAATCACCACGGTAACACTGTCACCTGGACTGAATCTTCAGATTCCTCATGTTGTAGCGAAGCAGAACAAAAATAGCCACAATGACTGGTCCAGTGCAGACACACCTCCCCTAGCCTCCTCCCCCCTTTCCTCCCTTCCTTACCCATGACGTATACTCCTTCATTTGGTGCTGGTTGCTATGGGAACCGCTGGCATGCCCCCTCCAGAAGCAGTCCTGACAGAGCTGGTAATTATGACATTGCTGGCAGCGGTAGCGGAAGCCCATCATACTCTCAGTATGGCAGTAGGAGCACTCGACCGGGTGAAACACtgcagggaggagaggaggagccagacacagacacacacacacacacacacacacacacacacacgaaggcAGATGCataagcgcacacacacacaccagatgtGACTGTAAACCCAGATATTTTGCACATTGCAGAGAGCTGATAATAAATTTTCATTAATTTAAGGACAGATGTGCTGGGATATcttgcacccccccccccccccccattttgagaaaataaacacaaagcagcACAGCATTGAGCTCTATATGTGCACATACACTAGTGTTTCTTCTGCTCGTGATGATGAGTGCATCACAGAtatacacactcatacacagGGTGTAAGGTCCCAGTGGGTCATCTTTACTGGAGGTGTGTCTGTGATGGCGGTGACTGAAAGACCATGATGCAAAGCCGAACTTCCCCCGCTTGCGCTCCAGCTAAATATTCTTCAGCGCGCCTTACCGTTCTCCACGTTGGCGAGGCGGTGCATTAGCGGCAGCCACACCAGACACTGAgggggcgggtctgacatcaacGTATCGAGGAATGTGTTGAGGGAGACCTTTTTCTATTGACGTGCAGCGCAGAGAAGAGTGAGAGTCACCCACACCGTCAATGCTAAAGCAATCACACACTTACTGACATCAAAATGCTGCGGGCGCCAAACCCTCACCTGCTGCGCAAAGCACGTTCTCGCAGCTTGCTCGGTGTAACCAAACGAGGGTCCCTCGAAAACCGCCATGGGCAATTTAAGAGCCTCCCTCAGAAACTGGTCAAATTGCGAGTGCACCATTATTCCAGCAGAATCTGATATGAGTGAAAAAATATCTGGAAACAACGCAGAGGCATTACACAAATTAATCAAACTAATTGTTGGCTGCCACCACAGTCGGCTAATTATAGCATTACACAATACAATTATCCCACTTATTTGtgaaaacaaatcaaagtgCAGCAGTTATACAGATCCATTCTAACTATACACCAACCCTCCTTTttaccccccctttttttttttttacaagctgCTGCCCCCAGAGATTTATACATTGTGTAATAAACCCTATCCTTCACATACAGTAATGAATAATGACTGCTCCCGGCCATGAAGAGCCAGGGCAGTGCTAGTGCTGCTGCTACTTGTTTTAAAACCagagcagacagaaaaaaaaacaggtccTAATAATTTTACATTACTTAGAATAGGAGGAATTCGCTGATTTATTACTGGCAACATAGGCAATTAGAATTTCATTTTTCACGATTAAAAGTAAGATAAAGATTTGTTGTGTTTCTTACATCTTAATTTATCCAGAATTTTCCCACCACAGATGGTTGCGAGGGCCATTTTCACAACAAAGATAGATGTCTTGCCGTGGCCCTCcctaaaagacaaaagaaaaaaacgaaaaCATTAAGCTCATGTATTCTTTTAAAAGGAGCTGTGAAGATGTAGGCTGCGTAGTGTTCCTGCTATAATCGCAtgaaatcagctgtgtttgtaAAAAGCATGTGCATGAGTCAGCCTACAAACTTATCCGCTCTACATCCGCGTGTTGTGACATTAGAAGGGGAAAAGAGTCTGGATTTTCACGGTCACATTTCAAGCCGCATCAACTCACGTCAAAACCTCCGAGGTGAAAGTACACAACCAGCAGCCGGCTCGTCACGTGACGCGTTTACTCACGGGTCATAGGCTGCCAGCAGGAAGTTGAGCAGCAGGCTGATGGACTGTTCCACGTTTATCTGATGCGTGGTGGGCATGCGCTTGTTCAGCTGGTAGAAGATAGTGGACAGCACAACTTCTAGACGAGCCACGGAAAGCTCAGCGTTGAGGTCTATGGCGTTGAGGCCGTTCTCCCGGAAAGCCTCGATGACGTTCCAAATGTCGACCAAATGCACTGAAAACAGGAAGACGTCAACGTAAGCCTTTTTGGCTCGGCCACGTGCAACATCTCAAAAAATCAATACATAAAAATTCATACGCACAGTTGCATTTCTTCTGCACAAATCTGAGTTTGCAGGCTGTTCTGTACGTCGACAGTCGTATAGAATCCAAATCCTGAGCCCCTGTAGGAACATCACTCTTTAGTCCTCAAATGACCAAATATGTGCCACTGATACAAGTGatagtgatttttattttattttttactaaatTACAGTTTTAGGCTTTATTGTAATTTCCCACTTCTTATCACTGCATTTTAAAGTTCTGCAGTGAACCGTAGCTTAGATACTTAGTGCCTAAAATGACTATGAAAACAGCTCAAGTTATAGAGATGAGTCGGGGTAACTCCTTTTTACATGAAAATGACTGAACACCATAATTACCTTTGAACATTTTGTCAATAAAAGAAAGAGCACATGCATGATAGACACAAATggagccattaaaaaaaaaaagtattcctGTACAAATTATAACAGGGGGGAAAAGGAACAGGAAAACTTGTTCAGTCATTTCAGTTGTTAAAACAGGTTGGTCACTTGAGAGTTAATACTGAAAATGGAATACAAACtgttaaatattatatatttaaatatgccATTGAGAAAACAAGATATGACTAAAAAGAAAGTACTCTCTGTCAACCAGGCTATCATAAAATTGATCTAGTCCTTAAAAGCTTAATTTTTAGTATAAACGAACCACCTCTAGCAGCAACAACATGAAGCAGTCATTTTCTGCATggctttatcagtctctcacatcgcTATGAAGAGATTTTGATGTCTGGGCAAAGACAGATGCCTTACATTTGACTCTTTACACAGAGGATTTCATGGTCGACTCAATGACTACAAGGTGTCCCGGTCCTGTGGGtgtaaaacaagcccaaatcgtCACCCCTGCAACACCGTGCCTGACAGcaggtatgaggtgtttgtgctgacatgctgtgtttggtttctaCCAAATATGATTCTGTACATTCTGGCCACACATTGCCACTTTGCTAAttgcatttaacatgctaactgaggcctgcagAGTTGAGATGTAGCCCTTGGGTTCTTTGGATTCTCTTATCATTGCAGTCTTACCTTGGGGGTGAATTTGTTAGGCTGTCCACTGTCTTGAATATTTTCCACTTCTGAATAATATTTCAAAATGTGGAAAGATGATTTGAAAGCTGGTTGGAAAAAGCCTTATAACCCTTCCCTGAATGATGGGCACCAACATTTGCTTGTATATCATCATCGCTGATGTCTTCCCTCCTTGCCATTGtgtaacacacacctgaacgcTCCAGCGCAACAAGCTGCCAAAACTTATGATTAatagaggtgctcacatttgctgatgatcaattaatcaaatgcatttgattagcagcacctggctccTACTTAATTCTACAatcctcttaattcctatgaaAGCAGTAAAGATGTATTTAGGTtttctgcttctgcattttggcttttttttttgctaaataaataatgacagtgTAATATATCATGTTTTGTAGTTTATCTCACGTTGCATTTACCTAGTTTCAAGACCTAAGAGccagattattttttattatgtccGGTGTGTCTCACAGTGAGAAAGTTCTGGGTTTAAACTGCAACTCTAAACTGGTTTGAGCTGCGAATGTGGATATTTTCACTTTTAAGGACAAGATAAACCCCACCATTCATCCAATGTCCACAAAGCAGCTCTAAACACGATGAATGGGAATACTTACCGGATGAAAGGATGGAACTAATCAAAAACTTGaacaataaatgttttttgtgaaaatattttatatgaaacAGTGTTATATTAATGAGCTGTATTTCAATAAATTCAAATTAGCGCCTTCACACTGTGTGAACAGACAGCATGAGGTCATATTGCAGGCCTGTGTGTATAAAAATCAATGTGGTTGACACTTGATCTTTATGATATTTGCTGTACATGAAacttacagagagacagggagagagagagaaagaaattgCCAGTTTTACGGTCATTGAGTTAAACAGTCCAGCAAAGATCACAGTGAGCTGCGGCCCTGAGCACTTACTCATCTCCACCAACAGTTGCCTTCTATCTGCCATGGTGTCAACGCTCTGCCCGCAGTCTTCAATCATTCTGAtcaagaggagagaaaacaacGTCAGAACCCGAGTGCCTCAGCATTAGCAGTCGCAACCTCAGGGTGCTCTTCCTTAAGCTTAACATCAACATTAGACACACATCGTTATGACTCAGCGATAATGGCAGTAGATTAAACTCTTGACTTTTAAAGCAATGACTCCTAACCTTGATACAAACGCAGCTTCTCTGTTCTGGTTATCCAAAGTTTAATCAGTTGTGGATATCCTGATAATTCAGCTAAAAGTTGGCTAAGTCTTTCCCCTGACTTTTTCCAAACAAGGGGACAGATTTACTAAATGAGCACATGAGCACAATTCTTTGCAAGGAATTGCTTGATATCATTAATTTTGATAACAAGCATGACTTATTTCTTGCACTTTTTTCAGCATTAAATATCGATGCAATTAGCAGAAAACTGCATATCccaaatattaataaatatttgcaCACCCAGTTTTAATATTCTCCTCGCAGAAATGCATATGCACCAAGGTCAGTAGCAAAAATCCCACCTCTTTCAACTTAAAATATCCAAAAAAGTCTGCTTTAGATTGCAGGAAGGATGACAGAGATGCAACAAAATTAAACTTTCACCCGTGACATGAAGGTTTTGGCGCTTTCTCAAGGTTAAGCACATGTTATAATTCTTGAGTTTGCTAGCTTACTACGACAGCAGAAGATTTCTCGTGCACTTCACCATAAAACTGCTAAGCATTGCTTCCAATTTACCAGAGATAATAACAGCATTAAGACGGCTACTTTATTTTGGTATATTAAGGACAGACAGCAACTGACAGGAGCTCATCAACCTGTTGATGACATCCAAATTTGGTACAGgacattaatattattaatatttagtCTGGTGAAGTTTTAACGTGGTTAGCCAGTTATTCACTTCAGATATGCCAACAGCAACACAGATCAACAGTGTTTAGTGTATTTATCACAGTTCCctcattttttgtgtttggaaAGGCTAGTAAAAGGTCACTGCTCTTTAATTTCCCTACATAAAGAGAAATTAACAGATAAAAATGATGCCATGCAAAACTCACAAGAGCTGTCGGTGTGTAaacttcttaaaaaacaaaacaaaacaaaacatcaaaggGAGCCAAAAGGGGCCCACGGCTTATTGTGCCCCATCATCCCACTGCAGGACAATCCGGCCGTGATAACATCATACTATGCTCCAAATTTGAGAGTATTCATATTTGGTAAACTGCAACCTGAATGCAGCGCAGTGCGGTGGttatcaaaatatttttaagttgGACAAGGAGAGGAGTTTGAAAGGGgcagagctgcagagagagaaTGCTCACAGCATGCCTCGCTGCACACTGTCCGAGGCAATCTAATACACCTAGTCATGTGGTTTTGTTGCTATGGCAGCAAAGATCCTAGCCGCTTCACTCGTtaaaacacacactcatacacacacacacacacacacacacgcacatataaCACCTCCCACTGCAGACGAGCAAAGTTTGTAGAGAAAAGTTTTTCACCAGTAAATATCTTTTATGAGATAACGGT
It includes:
- the dtna gene encoding dystrobrevin alpha isoform X3, whose product is MIEDCGQSVDTMADRRQLLVEMRAQDLDSIRLSTYRTACKLRFVQKKCNLHLVDIWNVIEAFRENGLNAIDLNAELSVARLEVVLSTIFYQLNKRMPTTHQINVEQSISLLLNFLLAAYDPEGHGKTSIFVVKMALATICGGKILDKLRYIFSLISDSAGIMVHSQFDQFLREALKLPMAVFEGPSFGYTEQAARTCFAQQKKVSLNTFLDTLMSDPPPQCLVWLPLMHRLANVENVFHPVECSYCHTESMMGFRYRCQQCHNYQLCQDCFWRGHASGSHSNQHQMKEYTSWKSPAKKLSHALSKSLSCASSREPLHPLFPEMPDKPLNLAHIVPPRPVNITNDYSFSHSMPTSGNPYSTKNKNNVVGQRKPLTGAAPHLLKGRGLNYNLDVADRLADEHVLIGLYVNLLQNNPKTCLLESSNHQDDEHSLIARYAARLAADAAAQQQRVPTDLPCSLDANKQQRQLIAELESKNREILQEIQRLRLQHEEASQPPPDRGQQNPTLLAELRLLRQRKDELEQRMSTLQESRRELMVQLEQLMMLLKQEEEERNQATQGPGSPRSSPSHTINRPIPTPIHSDSAGTTPTHTPQDSLMGVGGDVQEAFAQGPRRNLRNDLLIAADSITNTMSSLVKELNSEGGSETESTVDSDFGRELLATNSSDPFYAYKPRPASAADEECFEKDLERQLEDELQLDELKKHRQETDKTCMASNMKSKNS
- the dtna gene encoding dystrobrevin alpha isoform X1, with amino-acid sequence MVLYERMIEDCGQSVDTMADRRQLLVEMRAQDLDSIRLSTYRTACKLRFVQKKCNLHLVDIWNVIEAFRENGLNAIDLNAELSVARLEVVLSTIFYQLNKRMPTTHQINVEQSISLLLNFLLAAYDPEGHGKTSIFVVKMALATICGGKILDKLRYIFSLISDSAGIMVHSQFDQFLREALKLPMAVFEGPSFGYTEQAARTCFAQQKKVSLNTFLDTLMSDPPPQCLVWLPLMHRLANVENVFHPVECSYCHTESMMGFRYRCQQCHNYQLCQDCFWRGHASGSHSNQHQMKEYTSWKSPAKKLSHALSKSLSCASSREPLHPLFPEMPDKPLNLAHIVPPRPVNITNDYSFSHSMPTSGNPYSTKNKNNVVGQRKPLTGAAPHLLKGRGLNYNLDVADRLADEHVLIGLYVNLLQNNPKTCLLESSNHQDDEHSLIARYAARLAADAAAQQQRVPTDLPCSLDANKQQRQLIAELESKNREILQEIQRLRLQHEEASQPPPDRGQQNPTLLAELRLLRQRKDELEQRMSTLQESRRELMVQLEQLMMLLKQEEEERNQATQGPGSPRSSPSHTINRPIPTPIHSDSAGTTPTHTPQDSLMGVGGDVQEAFAQGPRRNLRNDLLIAADSITNTMSSLVKELNSEGGSETESTVDSDFGRELLATNSSDPFYAYKPRPASAADEECFEKDLERQLEDELQLDELKKHRQETDKTCMASNMKSKNS
- the dtna gene encoding dystrobrevin alpha isoform X4, which encodes MVLYERMIEDCGQSVDTMADRRQLLVEMRAQDLDSIRLSTYRTACKLRFVQKKCNLHLVDIWNVIEAFRENGLNAIDLNAELSVARLEVVLSTIFYQLNKRMPTTHQINVEQSISLLLNFLLAAYDPEGHGKTSIFVVKMALATICGGKILDKLRYIFSLISDSAGIMVHSQFDQFLREALKLPMAVFEGPSFGYTEQAARTCFAQQKKVSLNTFLDTLMSDPPPQCLVWLPLMHRLANVENVFHPVECSYCHTESMMGFRYRCQQCHNYQLCQDCFWRGHASGSHSNQHQMKEYTSWKSPAKKLSHALSKSLSCASSREPLHPLFPEMPDKPLNLAHIVPPRPVNITNDYSFSHSMPTSGNPYSTKNKNNVVGQRKPLTGAAPHLLKGRGLNYNLDVADRLADEHVLIGLYVNLLQNNPKTCLLESSNHQDDEHSLIARYAARLAADAAAQQQRVPTDLPCSLDANKQQRQLIAELESKNREILQEIQRLRLQHEEASQPPPDRGQQNPTLLAELRLLRQRKDELEQRMSTLQESRRELMVQLEQLMMLLKTQGPGSPRSSPSHTINRPIPTPIHSDSAGTTPTHTPQDSLMGVGGDVQEAFAQGPRRNLRNDLLIAADSITNTMSSLVKELNSEGGSETESTVDSDFGRELLATNSSDPFYAYKPRPASAADEECFEKDLERQLEDELQLDELKKHRQETDKTCMASNMKSKNS
- the dtna gene encoding dystrobrevin alpha isoform X5: MVLYERMIEDCGQSVDTMADRRQLLVEMRAQDLDSIRLSTYRTACKLRFVQKKCNLHLVDIWNVIEAFRENGLNAIDLNAELSVARLEVVLSTIFYQLNKRMPTTHQINVEQSISLLLNFLLAAYDPEGHGKTSIFVVKMALATICGGKILDKLRYIFSLISDSAGIMVHSQFDQFLREALKLPMAVFEGPSFGYTEQAARTCFAQQKKVSLNTFLDTLMSDPPPQCLVWLPLMHRLANVENVFHPVECSYCHTESMMGFRYRCQQCHNYQLCQDCFWRGHASGSHSNQHQMKEYTSWKSPAKKLSHALSKSLSCASSREPLHPLFPEMPDKPLNLAHIVPPRPVNITNDYSFSHSMPTSGNPYSTKKLNYNLDVADRLADEHVLIGLYVNLLQNNPKTCLLESSNHQDDEHSLIARYAARLAADAAAQQQRVPTDLPCSLDANKQQRQLIAELESKNREILQEIQRLRLQHEEASQPPPDRGQQNPTLLAELRLLRQRKDELEQRMSTLQESRRELMVQLEQLMMLLKQEEEERNQATQGPGSPRSSPSHTINRPIPTPIHSDSAGTTPTHTPQDSLMGVGGDVQEAFAQGPRRNLRNDLLIAADSITNTMSSLVKELNSEGGSETESTVDSDFGRELLATNSSDPFYAYKPRPASAADEECFEKDLERQLEDELQLDELKKHRQETDKTCMASNMKSKNS
- the dtna gene encoding dystrobrevin alpha isoform X2; this encodes MVLYERMIEDCGQSVDTMADRRQLLVEMRAQDLDSIRLSTYRTACKLRFVQKKCNLHLVDIWNVIEAFRENGLNAIDLNAELSVARLEVVLSTIFYQLNKRMPTTHQINVEQSISLLLNFLLAAYDPEGHGKTSIFVVKMALATICGGKILDKLRYIFSLISDSAGIMVHSQFDQFLREALKLPMAVFEGPSFGYTEQAARTCFAQQKKVSLNTFLDTLMSDPPPQCLVWLPLMHRLANVENVFHPVECSYCHTESMMGFRYRCQQCHNYQLCQDCFWRGHASGSHSNQHQMKEYTSWKSPAKKLSHALSKSLSCASSREPLHPLFPEMPDKPLNLAHIVPPRPVNITNDYSFSHSMPTSGNPYSTKNKNNVVGQRKPLTGAAPHLLKGRGLNYNLDVADRLADEHVLIGLYVNLLQNNPKTCLLESSNHQDDEHSLIARYAARLAADAAAQQQRVPTDLPCSLDANKQQRQLIAELESKNREILQEIQRLRLQHEEASQPPPDRGQQNPTLLAELRLLRQRKDELEQRMSTLQESRRELMVQLEQLMMLLKQEEEERNQATQGPGSPRSSPSHTINRPIPTPIHSDSAGTTPTHTPQDSLMGVGGDVQEAFAQGPRRNLRNDLLIAADSITNTMSSLVKELNSEGGSETESTVDSDFGRELLATNSSDPFYAYKPRPASAADEECFEKDLERQLEDELQLDELKKHRQETDKTCMVTLQQ